One genomic segment of Desulforamulus reducens MI-1 includes these proteins:
- a CDS encoding chemotaxis protein CheC, whose amino-acid sequence MTENQALTESHLDVLKEIGNIGLGNAATALATMVNKRIDMAVPQSKFLALDEVMDLMGGLEEVVSCVSLRLEGDVPGQILFLFNLESTFNLVDMLMGMEQGTTKELDEMGESVVKEIGNVLTGSFLSAIGTLTGLNMIPTVPMFATDMLGAVLSTSLIAGGYVEEHILMIETLLFEDQEKIRGHFFMITEQGSLQTLFGSLGMTI is encoded by the coding sequence ATGACCGAAAACCAGGCTTTAACTGAAAGTCATCTTGATGTTCTCAAAGAAATAGGAAATATAGGTCTGGGAAATGCGGCTACCGCCCTGGCTACTATGGTAAATAAACGGATTGACATGGCTGTTCCCCAGAGTAAATTCCTTGCTTTGGATGAAGTTATGGATCTAATGGGTGGCTTGGAGGAAGTTGTAAGTTGCGTTAGCCTACGGTTAGAGGGGGATGTCCCAGGACAGATTCTATTCCTTTTTAACCTTGAAAGTACTTTTAATCTGGTGGATATGTTGATGGGTATGGAGCAAGGTACAACGAAAGAACTGGATGAGATGGGAGAGTCCGTCGTTAAAGAAATTGGCAACGTTTTAACAGGTTCCTTTCTTAGTGCCATTGGTACCTTGACAGGATTAAATATGATTCCTACTGTCCCTATGTTTGCAACGGATATGCTGGGGGCTGTGTTAAGTACATCACTGATAGCTGGTGGCTATGTTGAAGAACATATTCTAATGATTGAGACGTTGCTATTCGAAGACCAGGAGAAAATTAGGGGACATTTCTTTATGATAACAGAGCAAGGTTCTTTGCAAACATTATTTGGTTCACTAGGCATGACAATTTAA
- a CDS encoding flagellar hook-basal body protein codes for MLRGLYITMNSLNVQQAKLNNVTNNLSNLSTTGYKKNNMVDSQFAESLQLALENHGPGGKRQPIGKGILGNMITQVHIDYGQGPLTETGKLTDMALEGNGYFVVEDENGEQFLTRDGSFHVNEEGALLTGDGFRVLGEGGPIILEKPEDFTLKEDGTIMVGQGTEAEEIDKLQIVEVSEPALLKKTDGNYFQDPEGVAEAAVSTTVTQGWLEKSNVDPVQEMINIIPVARIYESSQKLIQIQDELLDKAINQVGRVK; via the coding sequence ATGCTGCGAGGATTATATATCACCATGAACAGCCTGAATGTCCAACAGGCGAAATTAAATAATGTTACCAATAACCTGTCGAACCTCTCGACAACCGGTTATAAGAAAAATAATATGGTGGATAGTCAATTTGCCGAATCCCTGCAGTTGGCTTTGGAAAACCATGGCCCGGGAGGAAAACGACAACCCATTGGGAAGGGTATTTTAGGGAATATGATTACTCAAGTTCATATCGATTACGGACAGGGACCCCTTACGGAAACGGGAAAGCTGACGGATATGGCCTTAGAAGGAAACGGTTATTTTGTAGTAGAGGATGAAAATGGCGAACAATTTTTAACCCGGGACGGCTCTTTCCATGTCAATGAGGAGGGGGCCTTATTAACCGGCGACGGCTTCCGGGTACTGGGCGAAGGCGGACCCATTATCCTTGAAAAACCGGAAGATTTTACCCTTAAGGAAGATGGTACCATTATGGTGGGACAGGGTACAGAAGCAGAAGAAATTGATAAACTGCAAATTGTGGAAGTTTCAGAGCCTGCTCTTTTGAAAAAAACCGATGGTAATTATTTTCAAGATCCCGAGGGAGTTGCAGAAGCGGCTGTTTCAACCACAGTCACCCAAGGCTGGTTAGAAAAGTCCAATGTGGACCCAGTACAAGAAATGATTAATATCATCCCCGTGGCTCGTATTTACGAGTCCAGCCAGAAGTTAATACAAATCCAAGATGAGCTTTTGGATAAAGCTATCAATCAGGTGGGGCGAGTGAAATAA
- the fliY gene encoding flagellar motor switch phosphatase FliY: MSKLLSQEEIDALMKGQDLGNEPDPLGNQSEMSDTVIEPENTQPNLAKPEALAEEANYCSLMTLEEMDALGEIGNISMGSASTTLSELLSQKVNITSPRVKIQTKQQLFDSFNIPYLVIKVDFNEGLNGYNVLVIKLNDAATMASLMMGGDGTPMSEEISELEISAASEAMNMMIGTAATSLSQMFQRTINISPPQTNLLRSKGDPLAQPPQDIEDVIVVVSFDMKIGDLVDTEIMQIMSVETAKEEAHLLLKDIMGGTEEQVEAPMVPTEAATSATSIPGSDDRESDELAGIMMQETAPPPTPAMPPQAAPIKQTSLASLEQRNLDLILDIPLKVSVILGRTKRPIKDVLKIAPGSVVELDSLADEPVDILVNGTLVATGEVVVVNENFGIRITNIISPMERVKRLSKYN; this comes from the coding sequence ATGTCTAAACTATTAAGCCAGGAAGAAATTGACGCTTTAATGAAAGGGCAAGACCTGGGAAATGAACCGGATCCTCTGGGGAATCAGTCAGAAATGTCTGATACAGTAATTGAACCGGAAAATACGCAGCCTAACTTGGCTAAACCAGAAGCATTGGCAGAGGAAGCGAATTATTGTAGTCTAATGACCTTGGAAGAAATGGATGCCCTGGGGGAGATTGGCAATATCTCAATGGGCTCGGCCTCCACAACTCTGTCAGAACTTTTAAGCCAGAAGGTAAATATCACCAGCCCAAGGGTTAAGATACAAACAAAACAGCAATTATTCGATTCCTTTAATATTCCTTATCTCGTCATCAAGGTTGACTTTAATGAAGGATTAAACGGTTATAATGTATTGGTGATTAAGCTTAATGATGCTGCCACTATGGCCAGCTTAATGATGGGGGGAGATGGTACCCCCATGTCCGAAGAAATCTCGGAATTAGAAATTAGTGCAGCATCCGAAGCCATGAATATGATGATTGGAACTGCGGCAACATCCCTGTCTCAAATGTTCCAACGGACCATTAATATATCACCGCCCCAAACAAATTTGTTAAGATCAAAGGGAGATCCACTGGCTCAACCACCCCAGGATATCGAAGATGTTATTGTTGTGGTTTCCTTTGATATGAAAATTGGAGATCTGGTGGACACAGAGATTATGCAGATTATGTCGGTGGAGACTGCCAAAGAAGAAGCCCATCTTTTGCTGAAGGACATTATGGGAGGCACAGAAGAGCAGGTGGAAGCTCCCATGGTGCCAACAGAAGCAGCTACGTCAGCCACCAGCATACCTGGATCTGACGATAGGGAATCGGATGAATTGGCTGGCATAATGATGCAGGAAACAGCACCTCCTCCGACTCCTGCCATGCCGCCGCAAGCAGCACCGATTAAACAGACGTCCTTGGCTTCCCTGGAACAAAGAAACTTGGATTTAATCTTAGATATTCCGCTAAAGGTAAGTGTTATTCTGGGCAGAACCAAGCGTCCCATTAAAGATGTGTTGAAAATTGCTCCGGGATCAGTGGTGGAGCTGGATTCTCTGGCTGATGAACCAGTGGATATTCTGGTAAACGGAACCCTGGTGGCTACTGGAGAAGTGGTGGTGGTTAACGAAAATTTTGGTATTCGTATCACCAATATCATTAGTCCCATGGAACGGGTTAAACGGTTAAGTAAATATAATTAG
- a CDS encoding sigma-70 family RNA polymerase sigma factor has product MSIDLLWEKYITLRDPEARQKIILLHLPLVKHLAGRVAVKLPSFILREDLESYGVIGLMEALDKYDPAMGHSFDSYAYHRIRGAMLDEVRRQNWLPRTAWQKNQLLKNTRERLEREQGEVITNEVLAKEMGIPVEEVRQLIFNANKMYIQSLDEEVAGHDGSQMSKLELLEDTNSPDPLSIVEEKESKRLLAEAIETLSEREKLILALYYSEGLTLKEIGQVLEVSESRVCQLHSQVMKRLKKTLESMLNS; this is encoded by the coding sequence ATGTCGATTGATCTCTTATGGGAAAAATACATAACGCTTCGTGATCCGGAAGCCAGGCAGAAAATAATCCTGCTTCATTTACCTCTGGTTAAACATCTGGCAGGAAGAGTTGCGGTAAAATTACCTTCCTTCATCCTAAGAGAGGATCTGGAAAGTTACGGTGTGATCGGGTTAATGGAGGCCCTTGATAAGTACGATCCGGCCATGGGGCACAGCTTCGATTCCTATGCCTACCACCGTATTAGGGGAGCCATGTTGGATGAAGTGCGACGTCAAAATTGGCTGCCCAGAACAGCCTGGCAAAAGAATCAACTTTTAAAAAACACCCGGGAGCGTTTAGAAAGGGAACAGGGTGAAGTAATTACTAACGAGGTATTGGCCAAAGAGATGGGAATACCTGTTGAAGAGGTTCGTCAACTAATCTTTAATGCCAATAAAATGTATATCCAGTCCTTGGATGAAGAGGTAGCCGGTCATGATGGCAGCCAAATGAGCAAGCTGGAATTATTGGAGGATACCAATAGCCCAGATCCCTTAAGCATCGTAGAAGAAAAGGAAAGCAAAAGACTGCTGGCGGAGGCCATAGAGACACTGTCTGAACGGGAGAAGCTAATCTTAGCTCTCTACTACAGTGAGGGGCTAACCCTTAAGGAGATAGGACAGGTATTAGAAGTTTCCGAATCCAGAGTTTGTCAACTTCATTCCCAGGTGATGAAAAGATTAAAGAAAACCCTGGAAAGTATGTTAAATAGTTAG
- the fliM gene encoding flagellar motor switch protein FliM, whose amino-acid sequence MSKEVLSQGEIDSLLAALMSGDVSQETVETKEQKKYKSYDFRRPNKFTKEQLRTLHVLHEGYARLLSNFLSGYLRTPITIEIASIGQFTYEEFINSVPSPTVMTIFSLAPLKGSALMETNLQFLFPIIDLQFGGLGEMPPKTRELTDIELSVSNRIIKRLLDHLTISWKDIMSVSPKVESIDANPHLHQLMSPNDIVVVITFSTGVAEEVRGLINLCLPYSLLDPILSKFSMANQFTKTTEQDQKELMALEYWLGESDVAISVVMGEAQITVKDFLQLQVGDVLPLGRGLTQDLDMYVDEELKYKVQVGTVGQSLAVQVTSLAEEAWENV is encoded by the coding sequence TTGTCCAAGGAAGTTCTGAGCCAAGGGGAAATAGACTCACTTTTGGCAGCATTGATGTCCGGGGATGTATCTCAGGAGACTGTTGAAACCAAGGAACAAAAGAAATACAAATCTTATGATTTCCGTAGGCCCAATAAATTCACCAAGGAACAGCTTCGCACCCTGCACGTATTACATGAGGGATATGCACGGCTACTTTCTAACTTTTTATCAGGCTATTTAAGGACACCCATCACCATTGAAATTGCATCCATAGGTCAATTTACCTATGAAGAGTTTATCAATTCGGTTCCTAGCCCCACGGTTATGACGATTTTTAGTTTGGCCCCACTGAAAGGGTCTGCACTAATGGAGACAAATTTGCAATTTTTGTTCCCCATCATTGATCTTCAATTTGGTGGCCTAGGAGAAATGCCTCCTAAAACGAGGGAACTTACGGATATCGAATTATCGGTATCCAACCGGATTATCAAAAGACTGTTAGATCACCTAACCATTAGTTGGAAAGATATTATGTCGGTATCTCCAAAAGTAGAATCCATTGATGCTAACCCCCATCTTCACCAATTAATGTCCCCCAATGACATCGTTGTTGTGATCACTTTTTCCACCGGGGTGGCAGAGGAAGTCAGGGGTCTAATCAATCTTTGCTTGCCCTATAGTTTATTGGATCCGATCTTGTCGAAGTTCTCTATGGCTAACCAGTTTACCAAGACAACAGAGCAGGATCAGAAGGAACTTATGGCGCTGGAGTACTGGCTGGGAGAGTCGGATGTGGCCATCAGTGTAGTCATGGGTGAGGCTCAAATAACCGTTAAGGATTTCTTGCAGCTTCAAGTAGGAGATGTATTGCCTTTAGGCAGAGGTTTAACTCAGGATCTTGATATGTATGTGGATGAAGAACTTAAGTACAAAGTGCAAGTGGGAACGGTCGGCCAGAGCTTGGCGGTTCAGGTGACCTCACTGGCCGAGGAGGCGTGGGAAAATGTCTAA
- a CDS encoding response regulator yields MGKRILIVDDAAFMRMMIKNILTKNGYEVVGEAENGAVALQMFKELKPDLVTMDITMPEMDGIQGVKAIRAVDPGANIIMCSAMGQQAMVMEAIQAGAKDFIVKPFQQDRILQAIERVLSRA; encoded by the coding sequence ATGGGTAAGCGTATTTTGATTGTGGATGATGCAGCATTTATGCGGATGATGATTAAAAATATATTAACCAAGAATGGTTATGAAGTTGTAGGAGAGGCAGAGAACGGTGCCGTAGCTTTACAAATGTTTAAGGAGTTAAAACCAGATTTAGTCACAATGGATATTACCATGCCTGAAATGGATGGGATTCAAGGTGTTAAGGCTATTCGTGCCGTAGATCCCGGAGCTAATATTATTATGTGCAGTGCCATGGGACAGCAGGCCATGGTAATGGAAGCCATACAAGCCGGCGCCAAGGACTTTATTGTCAAGCCCTTCCAGCAGGATCGTATTCTGCAAGCCATTGAACGTGTTCTTTCCCGTGCCTAG
- the hpt gene encoding hypoxanthine phosphoribosyltransferase, whose translation MHPHVEKILLEENQINERIQQLGQQITQDYQGKDILMVGILKGAMIFLADLVRNIEVPTFFDFMAVSSYGAGTVSSGVVRILKDLDKSIEGKHIIIVEDIVDTGLTLQYMVENIKSRGPASVKVCTLLDKPDRRKVEVPIDYNGFQIPDEFVVGFGLDYNERYRNLPYIAVLKPEIYQS comes from the coding sequence ATGCATCCCCATGTGGAAAAAATACTGTTAGAAGAAAATCAAATTAATGAACGGATTCAGCAGTTAGGGCAACAGATTACACAGGATTATCAAGGTAAGGATATTTTAATGGTAGGTATTCTTAAAGGGGCCATGATTTTTCTGGCTGACCTGGTACGTAACATTGAGGTACCTACTTTTTTTGATTTTATGGCTGTTTCCAGCTATGGGGCCGGAACTGTTTCTTCTGGTGTGGTTCGCATCTTAAAGGATTTGGATAAAAGTATTGAGGGTAAACACATTATTATTGTGGAAGACATTGTTGATACCGGTCTTACCCTGCAATATATGGTAGAGAATATAAAATCCCGGGGTCCTGCCAGTGTCAAGGTTTGCACCTTGCTGGATAAGCCGGACCGTCGCAAAGTGGAAGTACCCATCGATTATAACGGTTTCCAGATCCCCGATGAGTTTGTTGTTGGTTTTGGCCTGGATTATAATGAGCGTTACCGTAACTTACCGTACATTGCCGTGCTGAAGCCGGAAATTTACCAAAGTTAA
- a CDS encoding nucleotide pyrophosphohydrolase — protein sequence MSLKDMQKDVHTWISQFEEGYWHPLSMLARLTEEVGELAREVNHLYGQKPKKEEEPEGNLELELADILFIIGCFANSMDIDLDKAFDKMMEKYRQRDSNRWTRIDPENND from the coding sequence GTGAGCCTCAAAGACATGCAAAAGGACGTTCATACTTGGATCAGCCAGTTTGAAGAGGGTTACTGGCATCCCCTGTCCATGTTAGCCCGTTTGACAGAGGAAGTGGGTGAATTGGCCCGGGAGGTTAACCACCTGTATGGACAAAAACCAAAGAAAGAGGAGGAGCCTGAGGGTAATCTGGAACTGGAATTGGCGGATATATTGTTTATTATTGGCTGTTTTGCTAATTCGATGGATATCGACTTAGATAAGGCCTTTGATAAAATGATGGAAAAATACCGACAGCGGGATAGCAATCGTTGGACCCGTATTGACCCTGAAAATAATGATTAA
- a CDS encoding CheR family methyltransferase → MTDFDRFKEKIYQTFGLDLHSYKENQLKRRLDNLLTRKQYPDYQTFFNYLTSNKNAWHEFLDYLTINVSEFFRDIKMFQTLETKVLPELLQNRGNLKIWSAACSNGCEPYTIAIILEEIANGKRHQIDATDLDNTILQAAASGSYGADLVRNISKDRLAKYFTVEQGRYFISNKIKSKVNFKQHNLLADTYPKGYDLIACRNVTIYFTREAQDKVNARFAQSLNPGGYLFIGGSETIFNYAEIGFEKVSPCFYRKK, encoded by the coding sequence ATGACAGACTTTGATCGTTTTAAAGAGAAAATCTATCAGACCTTTGGTTTAGATTTGCACAGCTATAAAGAAAACCAGCTAAAAAGACGATTGGACAATTTGCTGACCCGAAAACAATATCCCGATTATCAGACATTTTTCAATTATTTAACCAGTAATAAAAATGCCTGGCATGAGTTCTTGGATTACCTTACCATCAATGTTTCAGAATTTTTTCGAGACATAAAAATGTTTCAAACCCTAGAAACAAAGGTCTTACCGGAGTTGCTTCAGAACAGAGGAAATTTAAAAATTTGGAGTGCCGCTTGTTCCAATGGTTGTGAGCCCTATACCATTGCCATTATTCTGGAGGAGATTGCCAACGGCAAAAGGCATCAAATTGATGCCACAGACCTTGATAATACCATTCTGCAGGCCGCTGCCTCAGGAAGCTATGGGGCAGATTTGGTTCGCAACATTTCTAAGGACCGTCTAGCCAAGTACTTTACAGTAGAACAAGGCAGGTATTTTATCAGTAATAAAATTAAATCAAAGGTAAATTTTAAACAACATAACCTACTGGCTGATACATATCCGAAGGGATACGACTTAATTGCCTGCAGAAATGTCACCATTTATTTTACCCGGGAAGCCCAGGACAAAGTAAATGCTCGTTTTGCCCAATCCTTAAATCCCGGGGGGTATTTGTTTATTGGTGGTAGTGAAACGATTTTTAATTATGCGGAAATTGGTTTTGAAAAGGTTTCTCCATGTTTTTATCGAAAGAAATAA
- a CDS encoding MBL fold metallo-hydrolase, translated as MQLTVLVDNNTIIDRYLIGEPGLSFFLETGGKRILFDTGYSDAFIQNAGKIGINLRVLDYVVLSHGHMDHTWGLDPLIRLYTEAIIENQAGMLKPVVVGHSDVFYSKRLKGMGEIGSTVAKSKLSQHFELKLLKNPLWLTEKLVFLGEIPRTYEFEAKTPLGTVLKKSHEEEDFLLDDTALAYKAKDGLVIIVGCSHSGICNIVEYAKKVCQDERVLDIIGGFHLLSPPRSQMDGVKDYLRTLQPKEVHACHCTDLQAKIELSEVVNLKEVGVGLKLQYD; from the coding sequence ATGCAGCTTACTGTATTAGTGGATAACAATACGATTATTGATCGGTATTTGATTGGAGAGCCAGGTTTGTCGTTCTTTTTGGAAACCGGGGGAAAGCGAATCCTGTTTGATACTGGTTATTCAGATGCATTTATACAAAACGCAGGAAAGATAGGGATCAATCTTCGGGTATTAGACTACGTTGTACTCTCCCACGGGCATATGGATCATACTTGGGGCTTAGATCCCCTTATACGGCTTTATACAGAAGCCATCATAGAAAACCAAGCGGGGATGTTAAAACCTGTGGTTGTGGGACATTCTGATGTTTTCTATAGCAAACGATTAAAGGGAATGGGGGAAATAGGGAGTACTGTGGCAAAGAGCAAACTCTCCCAACACTTTGAACTCAAGCTGTTGAAAAATCCCCTTTGGCTTACTGAAAAACTAGTTTTCCTAGGTGAAATACCAAGGACCTATGAGTTTGAAGCTAAGACCCCCCTAGGTACTGTCCTAAAAAAATCCCATGAAGAAGAGGATTTTCTGTTGGATGATACAGCCCTGGCGTATAAAGCAAAGGACGGGTTAGTCATTATAGTTGGTTGTTCCCACTCAGGTATTTGTAATATTGTTGAGTATGCTAAGAAGGTTTGCCAGGATGAGCGGGTGCTAGACATTATTGGAGGATTTCATTTGCTAAGTCCACCCCGGAGTCAGATGGACGGTGTTAAGGATTATCTCAGGACATTACAACCAAAGGAAGTACATGCCTGTCATTGTACGGATCTTCAAGCCAAGATAGAGTTGTCAGAGGTTGTTAATTTAAAAGAGGTAGGGGTAGGGTTAAAATTACAGTATGATTGA
- a CDS encoding chemotaxis protein CheD: protein MELAKGNAEIQVGIADYKVAASPNRLITLGLGSCVGVVLYDPVKKVGGLLHIMLPDSTQFNNVTKPAKFADTGIPLMIDEIKRLGGIPSRLTAKLAGGAQMFSGLDEKFVLNIGQRNSKMVKEILSRMGIRILAEELGGNRGRTMIFDIASGQVTIRTIGSPLKVI from the coding sequence ATGGAGCTAGCAAAGGGAAATGCGGAAATACAGGTCGGGATAGCCGACTACAAGGTCGCAGCTTCCCCCAATCGCCTGATAACCCTGGGATTGGGTTCCTGTGTTGGGGTGGTGCTTTACGATCCTGTTAAAAAAGTCGGAGGGCTTTTACACATAATGCTCCCGGACAGTACACAATTTAATAATGTTACAAAACCTGCCAAGTTTGCGGATACGGGAATACCGTTGATGATTGATGAAATTAAACGGTTAGGCGGTATCCCCAGTAGGCTAACGGCTAAATTAGCCGGCGGAGCCCAAATGTTCTCAGGCTTGGACGAAAAATTTGTTTTAAATATTGGTCAGCGTAATTCTAAAATGGTAAAGGAGATTTTGTCTCGTATGGGAATTCGCATACTGGCAGAAGAATTGGGTGGCAATCGTGGTAGAACCATGATCTTTGATATAGCCAGCGGCCAGGTCACCATACGGACCATTGGTTCTCCATTGAAGGTGATATAG
- a CDS encoding flagellar hook-basal body protein produces MIIKTLSSGASGMRAHQLKLDTIGNNIANINTTAFKKNRTDFGEIVRQAIGEDGIPAANDPRPEGGSGVRIVSLARVIDQGDLIQTGRDLDLAIEGQGFFKVTPATGDDDIEYYTRDGSFYITTIDDETVLVNSSGYKLVWDGELDAETYKAYSVDEKGTVWGQRIEDGKTEEVGNIELFTFPAPSGLVSKGSNLYMATEASGEETSGVPGEDGIGSIYSGYLERSNVDLATEMIGMIEAQRAYAANSRTIQTADEMWDRANNLRK; encoded by the coding sequence ATGATTATTAAGACACTGTCCAGTGGAGCCTCGGGCATGCGGGCTCACCAATTAAAACTAGATACCATCGGTAACAACATTGCTAACATTAACACCACTGCCTTTAAAAAAAATAGGACTGATTTTGGTGAAATTGTCCGACAAGCCATTGGAGAAGATGGGATACCAGCCGCCAACGATCCCAGGCCGGAAGGTGGATCTGGGGTCAGAATCGTATCGCTGGCCAGAGTTATTGACCAGGGTGATTTAATTCAAACTGGTCGTGACCTTGATTTAGCCATAGAAGGACAGGGCTTTTTTAAAGTGACCCCTGCCACCGGGGATGATGACATAGAATACTATACGCGGGATGGGTCTTTTTACATCACAACCATTGATGATGAAACGGTTTTAGTCAACTCCAGTGGTTATAAGCTGGTTTGGGATGGAGAACTGGATGCTGAAACCTATAAAGCATACTCTGTGGATGAAAAGGGAACGGTATGGGGGCAAAGGATTGAAGACGGTAAAACTGAGGAAGTAGGGAATATTGAATTGTTCACCTTTCCGGCACCCTCTGGTCTAGTCAGTAAAGGTAGCAACCTATATATGGCCACAGAGGCCAGTGGAGAGGAGACCTCCGGGGTACCAGGGGAGGATGGCATAGGCTCTATTTATTCTGGTTATCTGGAGCGTTCCAATGTTGATTTAGCCACAGAAATGATTGGTATGATTGAAGCCCAGAGGGCTTACGCTGCCAACTCACGCACTATCCAAACTGCCGATGAAATGTGGGATAGAGCCAATAATTTAAGAAAATAA
- the guaA gene encoding glutamine-hydrolyzing GMP synthase, with amino-acid sequence MSLAEQELILVLDFGGQYTQLIARRIRDVNVYCEIEPHNVSIDKIKAKNPKGIIFSGGPSSVYGEKAPTVDPAVYELDIPVLGICYGMQLMTQQLKGKVVPAEMREYGRTTLRVMQCDNILKNLTADEECWMSHGDRVEEVPPGFQVLAQTEKAPVAAMANPEKKLFAVQFHPEVIHTPKGMEVLKSFLFDICGCSGSWSMGSFLDEAVKEVKQRVGNRQVLCALSGGVDSSVAAVLVHRAVGDNLTCVFVDHGLLRKNEAEQVVKTFRDQFNIKLVHVDASERFLGKLQGVTDPEQKRKIIGTEFIRVFEEEARKLGEIDFLVQGTLYPDVVESGTATAEVIKSHHNVGGLPEDMKFDLVEPLRWLFKDEVRRLGEELGMPEEIVWRQPFPGPGLAVRILGEITKPKLAILREADFVVTDEIKNAGLNREIWQYFAVLPDMRSVGVMGDGRTYAYAIVVRAVYSHDGMTADWAKIPHDVLGNISTRLVNEVAEINRVVYDITSKPPGTIEWE; translated from the coding sequence ATGTCCTTGGCAGAACAAGAATTAATTCTAGTTCTTGATTTTGGTGGCCAATATACCCAACTGATTGCCCGTCGTATTCGGGATGTCAATGTGTATTGCGAAATTGAGCCCCATAATGTATCAATCGATAAAATAAAGGCAAAAAATCCTAAGGGTATCATATTTTCAGGTGGACCCTCCAGTGTTTACGGTGAAAAAGCTCCCACCGTTGATCCGGCAGTTTACGAACTGGATATACCAGTACTGGGGATCTGCTACGGTATGCAGCTAATGACTCAACAGTTAAAGGGTAAAGTGGTGCCCGCCGAGATGCGTGAATATGGGCGTACCACATTAAGGGTTATGCAGTGTGACAATATCCTGAAGAACCTGACAGCTGATGAAGAATGCTGGATGAGCCATGGCGACCGGGTTGAGGAAGTTCCTCCGGGTTTTCAGGTGCTTGCCCAAACCGAAAAGGCTCCGGTGGCTGCCATGGCAAACCCCGAAAAAAAACTTTTTGCAGTGCAATTCCACCCAGAAGTGATCCATACCCCAAAGGGTATGGAAGTTTTAAAGAGCTTTCTTTTTGATATCTGCGGCTGTAGTGGTTCATGGAGTATGGGTTCCTTCTTGGACGAAGCCGTTAAAGAGGTTAAACAAAGGGTCGGTAATCGTCAGGTTCTTTGTGCCCTGAGCGGTGGCGTCGACTCTTCTGTGGCTGCGGTTTTGGTGCACCGGGCAGTAGGTGATAACTTAACCTGTGTCTTTGTTGATCACGGTCTGTTGCGGAAAAACGAAGCTGAACAGGTTGTTAAGACCTTCCGGGATCAGTTTAATATTAAGCTGGTTCATGTGGATGCTTCGGAACGCTTCTTAGGAAAACTGCAGGGTGTAACCGATCCAGAACAAAAACGTAAAATTATTGGCACTGAGTTCATCCGTGTCTTTGAAGAAGAGGCCAGAAAACTGGGTGAAATTGATTTTCTTGTACAGGGAACCCTGTATCCGGACGTTGTTGAGAGCGGTACCGCCACCGCGGAAGTTATTAAATCCCATCATAATGTAGGCGGCCTGCCGGAAGATATGAAGTTTGATCTGGTAGAACCTTTACGTTGGCTTTTTAAAGACGAAGTTCGCCGCTTGGGTGAGGAATTGGGAATGCCTGAGGAGATTGTCTGGCGTCAACCCTTCCCTGGTCCGGGACTGGCCGTTCGTATCCTAGGGGAAATCACCAAACCAAAGCTGGCCATTCTGCGTGAAGCTGATTTCGTGGTAACCGATGAAATTAAGAACGCCGGTTTAAACCGGGAAATTTGGCAGTATTTTGCTGTCTTGCCAGACATGCGCAGTGTGGGTGTCATGGGCGATGGCCGTACCTATGCTTATGCAATTGTGGTACGGGCTGTTTACAGCCATGACGGCATGACAGCAGACTGGGCGAAGATTCCCCACGATGTGCTGGGTAATATCTCCACCCGTTTGGTGAATGAGGTGGCAGAGATCAATAGGGTTGTTTACGACATCACCTCCAAGCCCCCAGGTACCATTGAGTGGGAGTAG